One region of Phragmites australis chromosome 18, lpPhrAust1.1, whole genome shotgun sequence genomic DNA includes:
- the LOC133898400 gene encoding protein LOL4-like, translating to MSELVCSRCYTLLVYNRGAPNIRCPHCNTVNSTRSANQIGHLSCGHCRTTLAYPPGASTVGCPTCRCVNPVRNTTTGGSARPAPSDARPQTVLVENPKTLDEKGKLVSSVVVGVTSWKR from the exons ATGTCTGAGCTCGTCTGCAGCCGCTGCTACACCCTGCTCGTCTACAACCGAGGCGCCCCCAACATTCGCTGCCCTCACTGTAACACGGTGAACTCAACAAGATCAG CAAACCAGATCGGCCACCTGTCATGTGGGCATTGCCGGACGACTCTGGCGTACCCACCGGGAGCCTCAACCGTCGGATGCCCGACATGTCGCTGTGTTAATCCTGTCAGG AACACCACCACCGGTGGCTCTGCACGGCCTGCACCTTCG GATGCACGGCCCCAGACAGTTCTTGTGGAGAATCCTAAGACACTGGATGAAAAGGGCAAACTG GTGAGCAGCGTCGTCGTTGGTGTCACCTCATGGAAAAGATGA